One region of Pogona vitticeps strain Pit_001003342236 chromosome 1, PviZW2.1, whole genome shotgun sequence genomic DNA includes:
- the GPR63 gene encoding putative G-protein coupled receptor 63 isoform X1 — protein sequence MFFSAMLTPAHSRTLNTTIIVYENAYANITTPFLVRSGTTQPLKYHWGAMVTNEVPALTINSTPALPLQDFKSLSLPLQIMLSAAMIFILLVSFLGNLVVCLMVYQKTAMRSAINILLASLAFADMLLAVLNMPFALITIITTKWVFGDIFCRVSAMFFWLFVIEGGAVLLIISIDRFFIIVQKQDKLNPYRAKVLTAVSWVTAFVVAFPLSVGNPSLQIPSKAPQCVFSYTTNPGYRAYVILVVLISFFIPFLVMLYSFMGILNTMRRNAVRIHSHPDSICLTQASKLGLMSFQRPFQMNIDMSFKTRAFTTILILFIVFIICWAPFTTYSLIATFNSHFYQKHNFFEISAWLLWLCYLKSALNPLIYYWRIKKFHDACLDLMPKYFKFLPQLPGHTRRRIRPSAVYVCGEHRSVV from the coding sequence ATGTTTTTTTCTGCCATGCTAACACCAGCTCATTCTCGGACTCTAAACACAACTATTATTGTCTATGAAAATGCCTACGCAAACATTACCACTCCCTTCTTGGTTCGTAGTGGCACAACGCAGCCACTGAAGTACCATTGGGGTGCCATGGTTACCAATGAAGTGCCAGCGTTGACCATCAACAGCACGCCTGCCCTTCCTTTGCAAGACTTCAAAAGCTTGAGCCTGCCACTTCAAATCATGCTTTCTGCTGCCATGATATTTATACTCCTGGTTTCTTTCCTTGGTAACCTTGTTGTCTGCCTTATGGTCTATCAAAAGACTGCAATGCGATCTGCTATTAACATCCTCCTAGCTAGCCTGGCTTTTGCCGACATGCTGCTTGCTGTGCTGAATATGCCATTTGCTTTGATAACCATCATCACAACTAAGTGGGTTTTTGGGGATATCTTTTGCAGAGTCTCCGCcatgtttttctggctctttgtcATTGAAGGGGGTGCCGTCCTTCTCATCATTAGCATTGACAGGTTCTTTATTATAGTTCAGAAACAGGATAAGCTGAATCCTTATCGTGCAAAAGTCCTCACTGCAGTTTCCTGGGTTACAGCCTTTGTAGTGGCTTTCCCACTCTCGGTGGGGAACCCCAGCCTACAGATACCTTCTAAAGCACCTCAGTGTGTGTTCAGCTACACAACCAACCCTGGCTACCGTGCCTATGTAATATTGGTGGTCCTGATTTCCTTTTTCATTCCATTCTTGGTGATGTTGTACTCTTTTATGGGCATCCTCAATACTATGCGGCGCAATGCGGTCCGCATCCATAGCCACCCAGACAGCATATGCCTCACTCAAGCCAGCAAACTGGGTCTCATGAGCTTCCAGAGACCCTTTCAGATGAACATAGATATGAGCTTTAAAACTCGTGCCTTCACAACTATCTTGATTTTATTCATTGTCTTCATAATCTGCTGGGCCCCCTTCACCACCTACAGCCTTATTGCCACCTTCAACAGCCACTTTTATCAGAAGCACAACTTTTTTGAGATAAGCGCTTGGCTTCTTTGGCTCTGCTACCTCAAATCTGCTCTGAACCCACTGATTTATTACTGGAGAATCAAGAAATTTCATGATGCGTGCTTGGACTTGATGCCCAAATACTTCAAGTTTCTGCCACAGCTACCTGGTCACACTCGAAGACGTATCCGGCCTAGTGCTGTCTATGTATGTGGGGAGCACCGGTCAGTAGTGTAA